DNA from Verrucomicrobiota bacterium:
TGACAGCATGGCCATGGATTGTTAGTCTCAACTTGAAAGCAAATTAGAATAACATCTTGTTGAAGCCCTCGCTCTGGCAGGCGGGGGTCACCCAGTAATCCACATAGGCTTTGCCGGCCAGCCGCTTGATGCCCGTGTTGGCGTAGCCGTTGAGAATGGAATCGCCGATGAGTAGTACGCGGGGCCGCGTTGGATCGCTGATCGTCGCTTTGTTGATCCCCCAAGGCTTGCCATCGGATTGAACTCGCGGATCCTTTTCAACGGGGGTGTTGATGCCGGCGGCGATGGCTTTCGCCTCGTCGGCATTGGTCGGTTTCTTGGTTTGCTGGGCTTGCGCTGGTGACAGGCAGACCAACGTCAAGACGATGGTCCGCAAGCAGTTATTGATGCTGTTTGTCATAAAGTATTTCTAAGTATGGCTATGGTTTCATTCCCGCCACGAGGTATGAATAGCGCGTTGGATACGGCCGGGAAACTCCGCAGGAACCAGTTTCGGGCTGATCTGGATGCCGCTGTAACGCGCCGGCTTGACCCACAACGGCAACGACCAGTCTTCGCCATTTACGGTGTGTTCGGTCTCGTCCCAAGCGTGGAATGAGTATTTCTTGGTAAAGAGCATGGCTGCCTTCCGATCGAAGTCGCTATTGGGCGCACCGTTCAAGTGCAGCGTAGCCAACGACGCGAGAAACAGTGCTGTGAGGAGGCTAATGGGCAATTTCATGCTTGGCGGTTTTCTTTCAGACATCTTTTCACTGGCACTTTGGCTGAGTGAGGTTGCAGACATATTTCCTCATGGTAAACTCATTTCCCCTTACCGAACTCAAACGAAACCGGCTCGGTCGCCGACAACGCCAGCCAGAGCACGAGCGTGTAAGTTCCGTCAGTGTCGACTTCGATGCCTGCGCGGTAATCCGTGCCGCGCGTTTTGGTCTGGCCATTGATCTTCAAGGACACATGGTTGTCCGGGTTGCCCCAGTTGGCGATTACGAATGCGGGATTCTCCAGCGGCTGATTCTGGCTGGCGCCCAGTGTGAAGGTGACGCGCCCGGCAGTCTTCAGGAATCTGAAGGCGCGTTCCCGCTTCTCGAAACCGAGGAACACACAGCCGTTGGTGCCGGTCACGGCGGGCGCAAAATTCCATGAACGATTCAAGGCCGTCAATTCGCCGGGCTGCTTGTCCGTCAACCCATACATGACCATCGCTTCGATGTTGTTGCCATCTTTGTGTCGAAGTTCATGCATGGTGGCTGGGCAGGTGGACGCCGGGCGGTCATAGGTGTGGACGCGGGTTCCATCGCTGGGAATCAGTTGCACTGGATAATGGTCCCATCCCCGCCAATAGATTTCGTTGTGGAGAAAGGTCTGACTCCATGCGCCGATTTCCCCGATTTCAAACTGCTTGGTTTGGCCCTTGAGGTTCACATATTGGAGATTCCAGTTGCCCACGCGCTTCTTCGGCGGCGCGTCCGAACGATTGATGGTGACAGTTTCACCGTCCGTGTTGGCGATGATCACTCCAGCATCGTTCATCACGTCCTCGGTGGCCTGACCTGGGTGGCAGAGGATTTCGTTCTGGTTCAGCTCCGCCGTGATCGGCTTGTCGGTGTTGTTATGTACCAATTGGTGGCGGATGGAAACGCCATCGGGGTAAATCGTCCAGTATTCGTCCGTCCAAATGCCCCAACCGTTGGTGTCCTTCGCGGGCCATTCATAAGCAATGGAGGCTGAGGCATTGCGCCAATGCACCATGACGCGCGCGTCGCTGCGATGAATGATCCGCGCGTTGGAAAACCGGCAGAGCATATCGGACATGTGTTCGTAGCATTGCTTCTCGTAACGCTCCGGGCCTTGGTCGTTGCTCCAGATGCCCCCGCGGCCATTGCCGGTGACCAGCGATGGGAGGTAACGCGTGCCGCGCCAGAACACGTAGCGCCACGGTTTGTCGGCAAAGGTCACCACGATGTCCGCGAAGTCGCCCATGCGCCAGAGCCCGTCCCATTCCGGGCTGTAACTCAGCTTTGTGTAATCGGCGCGAAACCCCGGCGACACTTCCGGCCCTGCGGGCAGCACCCACGGTTTCAACGGGCGCGCGTTGGCAGGCTTTAGCGCGGCGTGCAGCGCGCTCAGTTCAGATTCACCGAGCGCTTTGCCGAACAACTGCACCTCGTCAATCAAGCCGCTGAACGCCATGGTCGTCTGGAATTGCTTGGTCACTGCACGCTCCGCGAACAGCGGAAACTGGCGCACCGACCGGATCATGCCGATGGAGAGGTCGGCGTTCGTCGCGTCCACGAAAGCGGACGTGTTGGTCGAGGTGGCGACCGGTTTGCCATTCAGGTAAACGACCGCACCCG
Protein-coding regions in this window:
- a CDS encoding LamG domain-containing protein; the encoded protein is MRILRSILLGGAALIAPIVLAAGEASASRIKAYYTRLPYDDHGFTGKFADIVVELPRRGQFIFSREFGYQPRWQPAGGKGQSVARMIPRKGDGPDERPDNHNIACNATIVTHTDASVTVHWRYAPDITKRSFTDFRAAYNAAGNPAPFYADYADEYFTIHADGKVVRTVKNGCYRLADWNDPRNQIEQTLQLTPDGIRETAFCPAQISKTSERPVTGSPVKSGRTQDLVRHWRFDEGAGFATTEGQTGKACDIGGAAAYWRAGVSGACLSFDSYSSAITLPAAQCPQLKGEFTVSAWIAIQEYPFNLAAIVDHMEGKSGYLLGVNAKGQVEFKLGNGDAVQSVITERVPLYEWVHVAAVAKSGAGAVVYLNGKPVATSTNTSAFVDATNADLSIGMIRSVRQFPLFAERAVTKQFQTTMAFSGLIDEVQLFGKALGESELSALHAALKPANARPLKPWVLPAGPEVSPGFRADYTKLSYSPEWDGLWRMGDFADIVVTFADKPWRYVFWRGTRYLPSLVTGNGRGGIWSNDQGPERYEKQCYEHMSDMLCRFSNARIIHRSDARVMVHWRNASASIAYEWPAKDTNGWGIWTDEYWTIYPDGVSIRHQLVHNNTDKPITAELNQNEILCHPGQATEDVMNDAGVIIANTDGETVTINRSDAPPKKRVGNWNLQYVNLKGQTKQFEIGEIGAWSQTFLHNEIYWRGWDHYPVQLIPSDGTRVHTYDRPASTCPATMHELRHKDGNNIEAMVMYGLTDKQPGELTALNRSWNFAPAVTGTNGCVFLGFEKRERAFRFLKTAGRVTFTLGASQNQPLENPAFVIANWGNPDNHVSLKINGQTKTRGTDYRAGIEVDTDGTYTLVLWLALSATEPVSFEFGKGK